The DNA segment GGTAGGCTGTAGAGGGCGTGATCCTGCGGTGGTGCGGCGTGCAAACGGTACCTCACAAATTAATAGCACTTAACGCGTACTGTGCGGAAGTAAATTGCAAAGCAAATAAGGGCAAAACTATCGAGAGCAAATTAGCCCGTGGCGGtccatagagagagagagagtgagcgagcaAGAAAATTAGTTGCCATCCAACACAAACATGTGCAgtgcaaatgaaaacaacgGTACCGCCACGCCGCCCCCGGTGGCACTGTCGCAAAATCCCAGCGATTATGGCAATAACTTAAAAATCATCGACAGCAACGACCAAATCAAAGAGCTGCAGACGATCATACGGGACAAGTAAGTAAACGCGTCACGACGATGTGtggatgacgatgatgatgatgatgatgatgcggtgGCATCACAGCCAGCAGGCGCTGAAAACATGATCACGATGTGATCGAACCGTGCTAACTTgtaacatcatcatcgttacACACTTTGTAAAGCGAAATGCGCGCATACGCACTAGAATGCAGTTCGTGTGATTCACAAACGATGTTTTCCTCGTGTTCTTTCCCCCCGCCACCGTGCAAACACATAATGTGGAATATATATACCGGATACCGACGGGGTCTAATTTTAGAAACACCACGCGGAGCGACTTCAAATTCTACGCCGACCGGCTGATTAGGCTGGTGATTGAGGAAAGCCTAAACCAGCTGCCGTACTCGGACTGCTCGGTCATCACGCCGACCGGCGCCATCTACGACGGGTTGCGGTACCGGTCCGGCAACTGTGGCGTTTCCATCATCCGTTCCGGCGAAGCTATGGAGCAGGTAAGCGCACATTCATGCGGCACCTCCCGTTTGTGGTCAGTACCAACCAGCATCACTCCGATATCACGGTATTTGCGCTCCTTTCAGGGACTGCGAGACTGCTGCCGCTCGATACGAATCGGCAAGATTCTGGTCGAATCGGACGCCGAAACGCACGTGGCCAAGGTGGTGTACGCCCGGTTTCCAGACGACATCGCCCGGCGACAGGTACTGCTCATGTACCCCATCATGGCAACCGGCAACACCGTCATACAGGTAAAGACACCCTTCGCCCTGGCAACAGGGAGAGAAATAGGCGTATGAATAATCCTACCTTGTTTGTCCGTGCCCGTTGCTTCTCTACCCCTTCCGACATGCAGGCGGTCAGCGTGCTGAAGGACCACGGTGTGAAGGAAAACTCGATCATCTTGTCCAACCTGTTCTGCACACCGATAGCCGCCCGGATGGTGGTGACCGCCTTTCCGGATCTGAAAATTCTCACCTCCGAGCTGCACCCGGTCGCACCGAACCATTTCGGACAGAAGTACTTCGGCACGGACTGAGCGGGCGAGGCAGTGGTTAACGACGGTTAACGGAAGAGTCCTTCACCGGTGGGGGGAGCAAGGAGCAAGGGTGTTTTCAGGCCAAAAGGTTCACGTGTTCACTTCAACGCacgaacacattttaacacgTTCTAGGGAAAGCTAGGGGAGAATAGAACGAATTAGCACTCTGATTGGCTCAAGCAAAAGAAGCAAATCCCGGCTGCACCACACTCTCAACGATGTGTTGTACTTACAGTTCTCAAAAGCAGACCAGCAGACGATGGCTGCGCAATCAAATACTTAAGGGCAGACGATGTGTTACTAGGATCGACGATGTGCTGAGCCTGCGTTCGATGGATACAGACTGGACTAGGGGTGTGCGTGCTTCTGGGCACACCAAACACGAATAGAAAAAAGGTAGCATAGGCATAGGAGTTGCTGCGTTTGCGATGAAGTAGGCCGTGACCAGCAGCAAGGTTTGCAAGGGCAGCGGTAAAGGTTCGTAGCTAATGTGGCAGAGTGAGTGTAGCAACAGTTCTGTGGTGTAGTAGCGCTAAGCTTTAAGCAAAAAGGTACGGAATTTAGAAGATAAGTCAGTAAAATCACGGTCACGATACTAATACTACTGATCGTGTACGCTGCGGCAGTAGGGACACAATTACGTTAGCAAAGTGTAATATGCCAGATACAATTGTTCATAATATacgaatcattttaaacattgaAGGAACGAGCCCTTTCCTTTTCGGATGTTAACAGCAATATGCTTTCACTCGCGTGGttcgccttttttgttgtcgatAGTATAAGTAGGAGAAATGCAACGTTTTATTACTCTTCCCACGAAGCTtcaggtttgtgtgtgtacgcttAAAACTATAATATACTTATCATTTTCGCTCCATGGCCTTGTCTTTAGGCCAAAATTTGCttccgctgctgcttctgcttttcCATCTGCTCCGCTCGCTTCTGCTTCTCGATGCGTTCCCGCTTGTTTGCCAGCAGCCGCGCGTTCTTGTCCGCCTTTTTCTCCCGTTCCACCAGCTTCGAGTACAGCTTGCGATGCCTCGACTTTACCATTCGTGCCCGCAGCGCCTCCTCCTGCTTGTCCACGATTTTCTTCTCGGCCTCGTTCTCCCTGTACACTGTGCCGCGCCGCACCGCCATGCCTTTCGGTTTGTTCGAGACCGGTTTCTGTTTTTTCGGCATcacgtcctcctcctcctcttcctcctcatcctcGTCGTCCGACTCGCCGTCACCGTTCTGCTGCTGATTCTTTTCCGCTGCGTCCTTACCGTTGTCGGTCGCATCATCCGCCCCTTCCTTCTTGCCACTGTTGAGCGAATCCGTTCGCTCGTCGTTGAACGCCTTCATCAGGGCGTAGTCTTGCATTTCCTGCTCATTCTCCGGGTCCTGCACCTCCTCGTCGTCCGAAATGTGCTCGTGGTCGGCATTCACCTCCGCCGGCTCGAACgtttcctcctcttcctccccttcGGCGGCCTTGCGCGCTGCCAGCTCCTCCGGCGGCACGTACCGCGCATTCGCGCTCGTGAACGGCGACAGATGCGGTGGCAAAACGGCCCCCATAAAGTACTTGTTGGTCGGGAGCAGACGGCGCTGATTAACACTATCAAACACCCACTGCGGTTGGATGTAGTCGCGCGAGATGTGCTGCTTCTCCATGCTCGGCCGATCGACAATCTGGTGCGTGATCGTTTCGTCGCTCTCGTCGAACGTGGCGCCGACAAACATCGTCTTGTCCCACGAAACCTTACCGCCGAAGCAGCGAATGATGAACACGAGCGGCTCACGGGGCACCTCCCGGTTGAGGAAAAACTTCAGCCCCTTGAACAGTGTCTTCAGCTTGTTCACGTTCTGTGCCTCCTGCCGGATCTGGCTCACGTGCGGCAGCTCCTCATCGTTGCCCGTCCACTCCAGCAGCTCCGGCTCTTCCGTGTCCCCGTTGCCACCGTCCGAGCGCAGCAGCTCCACGTTCAGCGCGGCAATACGCTCCGACACAAACTTCTGCTCGTTGCCCATCGTTTCGTCCGAGTCGAGCGAGTGCGCAAACTGGGGCGGATACACCAGATTGATCGAATGGTACAGCCGGTAGTTGATGAACCCGGCCATCACGGTGAAAAAGTCGCCGAACGATTTCATAATGCTCAGGTCGACCATCTCGCCGCGGTGCGGCGAGTACGGGAAGTAGTGCGGCACGATCCACGTCACCGTTTCGCCCTTGATCTCCGCCTGGAAGTAGTAGCCCTTGATCGAGATGAACACTTTGCGCAGGGCCTGGGCCGCGATCACGTAGTGCATAAACTCCACCGTCAGCCGGCGGCTCATGCGCGTCAGCTCGCGCGTAATGATCTTCGTCGCCGGGAAGGTGCTGAACATGAACAGCAGCGTCATGCAGTCGTCCAGCTCCTTGATCGCGTCGATGAACGTCGGGTAGCGCTCCTTCACGATGTGGTCCAGCTTCAGCTGCGGGTAGTTGTGCAGCCGTATGTCGCGCAGGTTCATGTTCTGCTTCGCCGCCGCATGCTTGATGCGCCGGTTGAAAATCTTCCGGTCGCGCAGCGTCCACACGATCGGCTCGTGCAGCAGGAAGGTGATGTCCTTCTTGTGGTACAGGATCTTCATCTCGCGCGAACCGTGCTGCGCACGTGCCCGGTGCTTCGGTTCGCGCGGATATATGCCCTTCAGGATGCACAGCTGCCGGAAGTCTTTGATGTTCAGCTGCAGCTTGTTCATGGCGGCCTTCCGGGTGTAGTACATGGCACCCTCGCCAGATTTGAACTGTGGAAGAGCGGGAGAGGGAGGAAATCAATGCAAGGTCGCATCTTCATCATGCACACGCATATTCCACACATTCCAGAGCATGTGCTAATGGCACACCTAACCTCACTTTGCAACTACGCCGCAACTTACCTTGTGATTTCGCTTCACCATCGTGacgaaagggaaacaaaaacgaaacaaacaccaCAAATTCCTATGAAAGTGCTCTGAAGCACGTGTACTACAGATACTGCCGGAAAACTACCCTTTTTCAGCACGAAAAACGCATTCCACGGGAGCTAAACAAAACCCCTGACCGCACACGCCGTGCGATGAAGGAAGAAAAggtttgtt comes from the Anopheles coluzzii chromosome 2, AcolN3, whole genome shotgun sequence genome and includes:
- the LOC120948671 gene encoding uracil phosphoribosyltransferase homolog; its protein translation is MCSANENNGTATPPPVALSQNPSDYGNNLKIIDSNDQIKELQTIIRDKNTTRSDFKFYADRLIRLVIEESLNQLPYSDCSVITPTGAIYDGLRYRSGNCGVSIIRSGEAMEQGLRDCCRSIRIGKILVESDAETHVAKVVYARFPDDIARRQVLLMYPIMATGNTVIQAVSVLKDHGVKENSIILSNLFCTPIAARMVVTAFPDLKILTSELHPVAPNHFGQKYFGTD
- the LOC120948670 gene encoding pescadillo homolog — translated: MVKRNHKFKSGEGAMYYTRKAAMNKLQLNIKDFRQLCILKGIYPREPKHRARAQHGSREMKILYHKKDITFLLHEPIVWTLRDRKIFNRRIKHAAAKQNMNLRDIRLHNYPQLKLDHIVKERYPTFIDAIKELDDCMTLLFMFSTFPATKIITRELTRMSRRLTVEFMHYVIAAQALRKVFISIKGYYFQAEIKGETVTWIVPHYFPYSPHRGEMVDLSIMKSFGDFFTVMAGFINYRLYHSINLVYPPQFAHSLDSDETMGNEQKFVSERIAALNVELLRSDGGNGDTEEPELLEWTGNDEELPHVSQIRQEAQNVNKLKTLFKGLKFFLNREVPREPLVFIIRCFGGKVSWDKTMFVGATFDESDETITHQIVDRPSMEKQHISRDYIQPQWVFDSVNQRRLLPTNKYFMGAVLPPHLSPFTSANARYVPPEELAARKAAEGEEEEETFEPAEVNADHEHISDDEEVQDPENEQEMQDYALMKAFNDERTDSLNSGKKEGADDATDNGKDAAEKNQQQNGDGESDDEDEEEEEEEDVMPKKQKPVSNKPKGMAVRRGTVYRENEAEKKIVDKQEEALRARMVKSRHRKLYSKLVEREKKADKNARLLANKRERIEKQKRAEQMEKQKQQRKQILA